One window of Cygnus atratus isolate AKBS03 ecotype Queensland, Australia chromosome 17, CAtr_DNAZoo_HiC_assembly, whole genome shotgun sequence genomic DNA carries:
- the CABP7 gene encoding calcium-binding protein 7 has protein sequence MPFHPVTAALMYRGIYSVPPLLAEQHPVDIPEDELEEIREAFKVFDRDGNGFISKQELGTAMRSLGYMPNEVELEVIIQRLDMDGDGQVDFEEFVTLLGPKLSTSGIPEKFHGTDFDTVFWKCDMQKLTVDELKRLLYDTFCEHLSMKDIENIIMTEEESHMGTAEECPVDVETCSSQQIRQTCVRKSLICAFAIAFIISVMLIAANQVLRSGMK, from the exons ATGCCGTTCCACCCGGTGACCGCCGCGTTGATGTACCGGGGCATCTACAGCGTGCCCCCGCTGCTGGCCGAGCAGCACCCCGTGGACATCCCCGAGGACGAGCTGGAGG AGATCCGCGAAGCCTTCAAGGTGTTCGACCGGGACGGCAACGGCTTCATCTccaagcaggagctgggcacggCCATGCGCTCGCTGGGCTACATGCCCAACGAGGTGGAGCTCGAGGTCATCATCCAGCGCCTCGACATGGACG GTGACGGGCAGGTGGACTTCGAGGAGTTTGTGACGCTGCTGGGGCCCAAGCTGTCCACCTCGGGCATCCCGGAGAAGTTCCACGGCACGGACTTCGACACCGTCTTCTGGAAG TGCGACATGCAGAAGCTGACGGTGGACGAGCTGAAGCGGCTGCTGTACGACACCTTCTGCGAGCACCTCTCCATGAAGGACATCGAGAACATCATCATGACGGAGGAGGAGAGCCACATGGGCACGGCCGAGGAGTGCCCCGTCGACGTGGAGA cctgctccagccagcagaTCCGGCAGACGTGCGTGCGGAAAAGCCTCATCTGCGCCTTCGCCATCGCCTTCATCATCAGCGTCATGCTCATCGCCGCCAACCAGGTGCTGCGCAGCGGCATGAAGTAG
- the ZMAT5 gene encoding zinc finger matrin-type protein 5 isoform X2 — protein MGKRYFCDYCDRSFQDNLHNRKKHLNGVQHLRAKRAWYDLFRDAAAILQEEQSKKPCRKFLQTGQCDFGSNCRFSHMTEQDLEKLSAQVQGEQRLKELRQEGADVPLGTIEDWLEKRAKRLSAVQSNSALPEKPVPFQYPPGWPPPQELPPSLQAPPAGGWPLPPDLQWG, from the exons ATGGGGAAAAGGTACTTCTGTGATTACTGCGACCGCTCCTTCCAGGACAACCTCCACAACAGGAAGAAACACCTCAACGGAGTGCAGCATCTCCGGGCTAAGAGGGCCTGGTACGACTTGTTCCGAG ATGCTGCTGCCATCCTGCAAGAGGAGCAGAGCAAGAAACCATGTCGGAAGTTTCTGCAAACAG GGCAGTGTGATTTCGGGTCCAACTGCAGATTTTCCCACATGACAGAGCAGGACCTGGAGAAGCTGAGCGCCCAGGTGCAAG GGGAGCAGCGGCTGAAGGAGCTGCGGCAGGAGGGAGCCGATGTCCCGCTTGGCACCATCGAGGACTGGCTGGAGAAGAGGGCAAAGAGGCTGAGCGCGGTGCAGAGCAACAG CGCCCTGCCTGAGAAACCAGTGCCCTTCCAGTACCCGCCGGGCTGGCCGCCGCCACAGGAGCTGCCCCCGTCCCTGCAGGCCCCCCCGGCTGGGGGGTGGCCGCTGCCCCCTGACCTGCAGTGGGGCTGA
- the LOC118260806 gene encoding cytochrome b-c1 complex subunit 9, giving the protein MALLRQAYSALFRRTSTFALSIVLGAVLFERAFDQGADAIFEHLNEGKLWKHIKHKYETSDN; this is encoded by the exons ATGGCGCTGCTGCGGCAGGCGTACAGCGCGCTGTTCCGCCGCACGTCCACGTTCGCGCTCAGCATCGTGCTGGGCGCCGTCCTCTTCGAGCGCGCCTTCGACCAGGGCGCCGACGCCATCTTCGAGCACCTCAACGAGGGG aaaCTGTGGAAACACATCAAGCACAAGTATGAAACGAGTGACAACTGa
- the ZMAT5 gene encoding zinc finger matrin-type protein 5 isoform X1 translates to MGKRYFCDYCDRSFQDNLHNRKKHLNGVQHLRAKRAWYDLFRDAAAILQEEQSKKPCRKFLQTGQCDFGSNCRFSHMTEQDLEKLSAQVQAGEQRLKELRQEGADVPLGTIEDWLEKRAKRLSAVQSNSALPEKPVPFQYPPGWPPPQELPPSLQAPPAGGWPLPPDLQWG, encoded by the exons ATGGGGAAAAGGTACTTCTGTGATTACTGCGACCGCTCCTTCCAGGACAACCTCCACAACAGGAAGAAACACCTCAACGGAGTGCAGCATCTCCGGGCTAAGAGGGCCTGGTACGACTTGTTCCGAG ATGCTGCTGCCATCCTGCAAGAGGAGCAGAGCAAGAAACCATGTCGGAAGTTTCTGCAAACAG GGCAGTGTGATTTCGGGTCCAACTGCAGATTTTCCCACATGACAGAGCAGGACCTGGAGAAGCTGAGCGCCCAGGTGCAAG CAGGGGAGCAGCGGCTGAAGGAGCTGCGGCAGGAGGGAGCCGATGTCCCGCTTGGCACCATCGAGGACTGGCTGGAGAAGAGGGCAAAGAGGCTGAGCGCGGTGCAGAGCAACAG CGCCCTGCCTGAGAAACCAGTGCCCTTCCAGTACCCGCCGGGCTGGCCGCCGCCACAGGAGCTGCCCCCGTCCCTGCAGGCCCCCCCGGCTGGGGGGTGGCCGCTGCCCCCTGACCTGCAGTGGGGCTGA